A genome region from Halorussus pelagicus includes the following:
- a CDS encoding pyridoxal-phosphate-dependent aminotransferase family protein, which translates to MTNDDELLMTPGPTAVPPDVLDAMGRPPVNPDVEAEFGTFYRDLLDKLARVYDTDDDTVVLSGEGILGLETAVASLVAPGDEVLCLANGIYGEGFADFVETHGGDPLLHDVPFDARFDVETVKELVAERDFEVATMVHCETPTGVLNDFDEILGILQDAGVLTIVDAVSSLGGAPVPTENIDVCLGASQKCFSSPAGLTTLSVSDAAWGRVEDIEQNTFYTSLEPWRDIEISDGSAPHLPYTHSVSNLYALDASLDRLLEEGLASVYDRHEAVAARCRERGRDLGLDPFAADEALRSPTVTAFEVDGDASDLQEKLADRHGVTLATGLGDLADDVLRVGHMGYNADAERVERAMDALADVLD; encoded by the coding sequence ATGACCAACGACGACGAACTGCTGATGACGCCCGGACCGACCGCCGTTCCGCCGGACGTACTGGACGCGATGGGTCGCCCGCCGGTCAACCCCGACGTGGAGGCAGAGTTCGGCACGTTCTACCGAGACCTGCTCGACAAACTGGCGCGGGTGTACGACACCGATGACGATACTGTGGTCCTCAGCGGCGAGGGCATCCTCGGGTTGGAGACGGCCGTCGCGTCGCTGGTCGCACCCGGCGACGAAGTCCTCTGTCTGGCCAACGGCATCTACGGCGAGGGGTTCGCGGACTTCGTGGAGACCCACGGCGGCGACCCGCTACTCCACGACGTGCCCTTCGACGCGAGATTCGACGTAGAGACCGTGAAAGAGCTAGTCGCGGAGCGCGACTTCGAAGTTGCCACGATGGTCCACTGCGAGACGCCGACCGGCGTGTTGAACGACTTCGACGAAATTCTGGGCATCTTGCAGGACGCGGGCGTCCTGACGATAGTCGATGCGGTCTCGTCGCTCGGGGGCGCGCCGGTCCCGACCGAGAACATCGACGTGTGTCTCGGAGCCTCCCAGAAGTGTTTCAGTTCGCCCGCGGGCCTGACCACGCTGTCGGTCAGCGACGCCGCGTGGGGGAGAGTCGAAGATATCGAGCAGAACACCTTCTACACCAGCCTCGAACCGTGGCGGGACATCGAGATTTCGGACGGCTCGGCTCCCCATCTGCCCTACACCCACAGCGTCTCGAACCTCTACGCGCTGGACGCGTCGCTCGATAGACTGCTTGAGGAAGGTCTCGCCAGCGTCTACGACCGCCACGAGGCGGTCGCCGCTCGGTGCCGCGAGCGCGGCCGGGACCTCGGTCTCGACCCGTTCGCCGCCGACGAGGCGCTCCGCTCGCCGACCGTGACCGCGTTCGAAGTGGATGGAGACGCGAGCGACCTGCAAGAGAAACTGGCCGACCGCCACGGCGTCACCCTCGCAACCGGTCTCGGCGACCTCGCCGAC
- a CDS encoding DUF3179 domain-containing protein: protein MEPTSRRRFVAAAGVALTGLSGCIGGLTAEGVEGQDGELQDSRAGAQGTTTASERVGGIPLRPSALPVEYDLATLREEVLSGGPPKDGIPSIDEPTFQDAEQADSELRPEDVVFGLVRNGEVKAYPQKILVQHEITNDVVGGEPVSVTYCPLTGTAMGFRRGETTFGVSGKLVNNNLVMYDRETDSRWPQILGTAISGEFGGRSLQEFRLVWTTWEMWKATHPETRVLSTDTGHVRNYEQDPYGSYVPNPSGYYVRDSTLFAPLGEDDRLPNKRVVLGARLPESESRLAFEKPALREAGVLSGSVGDATLLGVYDPRLDTAYVYRNPTGRSFDYDKGRAVADDGTRYEPANLPLDRFYAFDAMWFAWSGFYPSTEVVTG, encoded by the coding sequence ATGGAACCGACTTCGAGACGGCGGTTCGTGGCCGCGGCAGGTGTCGCGCTGACCGGGCTGTCGGGATGCATCGGGGGACTCACCGCGGAGGGTGTCGAGGGGCAGGATGGGGAGTTGCAGGACAGTCGAGCGGGAGCGCAGGGGACGACCACCGCGAGCGAGCGCGTCGGCGGGATTCCGCTCCGTCCATCGGCGCTCCCGGTCGAGTACGACCTCGCAACGCTCCGCGAGGAGGTCCTGTCTGGCGGTCCGCCGAAGGACGGCATCCCGTCGATAGACGAACCGACGTTTCAGGACGCCGAGCAGGCGGATTCAGAGTTGCGCCCCGAAGACGTGGTGTTCGGTCTCGTTCGGAACGGCGAGGTCAAGGCCTATCCCCAGAAGATTCTGGTCCAACACGAGATAACCAACGACGTGGTGGGCGGCGAGCCAGTTTCGGTGACTTACTGTCCGCTGACCGGGACCGCGATGGGGTTCCGGCGCGGTGAGACCACCTTCGGGGTGTCGGGGAAACTGGTGAACAACAACCTCGTGATGTACGACCGAGAGACCGACAGCCGGTGGCCCCAAATCCTCGGGACCGCGATTTCCGGCGAGTTCGGGGGGCGGTCTCTGCAGGAGTTTCGACTCGTCTGGACGACGTGGGAAATGTGGAAGGCGACCCATCCCGAGACGCGAGTCCTCTCGACGGACACCGGGCACGTCCGCAACTACGAACAGGACCCTTACGGTTCCTACGTCCCGAATCCGTCGGGGTACTACGTGCGGGACTCGACGCTGTTCGCGCCGCTCGGGGAGGACGACCGCCTGCCGAACAAGCGGGTCGTTCTCGGCGCGCGGCTACCGGAGTCGGAGTCGCGGCTCGCGTTCGAGAAGCCCGCGCTCCGAGAGGCGGGCGTGCTGTCCGGTTCGGTCGGTGACGCCACCCTCCTCGGGGTCTACGACCCGAGGCTCGACACGGCCTACGTCTACCGGAACCCGACTGGCCGGTCGTTCGACTACGACAAGGGGCGGGCCGTCGCCGACGACGGGACGCGCTACGAACCCGCGAACCTCCCGCTCGACCGATTCTACGCCTTCGACGCGATGTGGTTCGCGTGGTCGGGGTTCTACCCGAGTACGGAGGTCGTGACGGGATGA